The Burkholderiales bacterium genome includes the window AAAATGCTGGCCATCAGCCGCGCCAGCGTCGTTTTCCCGGACCCCGGCGGCCCCCATAGTATCATCGAATGCGGCTTGCCGGATTCGAACGCCAGCCGTAACGGTTTGCCTTTGCCAAGCAGATGCGTTTGACCGATCACGTCTTCAAGACGCTGCGGGCGCAGGCGATCGGCCAACGGCGCGGCAGGCACTTTTCGCTCGAACAAATTACTCACCGACAATATCAGCACCCTTTGGAGGAGTGAATTCAAACAATTTTGGGCTCAAGCGGGGATTTAGCTCCAATTCAGAGAAATGCAAAATGGTGGTTTGTCCGAAGCGATCACGCAGTTCCATGACCTGCAGGCCGGATTTATCGAATCCCATGCGTATGCTCTCGAATGACGCATCTTCCGTTTTCGGCAACGCTTGCAGCCACTCCAGACCGTTTTGAGTGCCGTCATCCTTAAGGTTAAACTCCTTTTCGATTTCATTGCTGCCGGCAAGCAATGCGGCCGGGCTTTGGCCCAACGCTTGATCAAGTTTTTTGACAGTAACCTGATTCAGTTCCGGATCGTATACCCAGAGTTTTTCGCCATCGCCCACGATTAGCTGCGCGTAGGGTTTTTGGTAACTCCAGCGGAATTTGCCGGGACGCGAGAACTCCATGGTGCCGTTCGATTTCTGTACGCTGCGGCCGTTCTTATCCAGGAGTTCCTGGTTGAATTGCGCCTTCCCCGTGGTGGTATGCCGGATAAACTCTTTTAACCTATCAATGCTCGAAGCGTCTGCCGGAGACAAGCCGCCAAGCGCGAAAAGTAAGGCGGCGGCAATACCGGCTTTTTTCATTAATCCTTCCGCAGCCCCTGGGTATCGGCCACCGCGTCGCGTTTGAGCGTGATGATGGTCGTCGAAAGAGAACTATTCATGACATTTATCTACCACCATCCCGTGTTTAGAATGCCGGCTTGCGGGAAGAGTACGCCGCCGAATCGCCCGCGGGCGCCAATACTTCCCTATTGCCGTTGCTCTGCATGCCGGAAACCAGACCTCCCCGCTCCATCTGTTCGATCAATCGCGCAGCGCGATTGTAACCGATGCGCAAGTGCCGCTGCACCAGCGAAATCGATGCGCGGCGCGATTTTAAAACGATTGCCACCGCTTCATCATAAAGCGGATCGGATTCCGAAACAGAACCGGAGGCTTCGTCGTACAAATCCGCCTCCTGGCCTTCCAATACGTCGTCCACGTACTGCGGCGCGCCCAGTGCTTTCAAATAATTTACTACCTTGTGCATTTCTTGGTCTGAGACATACGCACCGTGCACCCGCTGTGGATAGCCCAACCCCGGCGGCAGATAAAGCATGTCCCCTTGGCCGAGCAACGCCTCTGCTCCCACCTGATCGAGTATGGTGCGCGAATCCACCTTAGCAGAAACCTGGAAAGCGATGCGGCTCGGTATATTCGCCTTGATAAGTCCGGTGATCACGTCCACCGAGGGTCTTTGCGTTGCCAATATCAAGTGCACGCCTGCGGCGCGCGCTTTCTGCGCAAGGCGGGCGATCAATTCTTCAACTTTCTTGCCCACCACCATCATCAGATCCGCCAATTCGTCAATAACCAGTACAATCAGCGGCATTTGTTCAAGGCGCTCGGGATTATTCGGGGTAACAGTGAACGGATTGGTGAGCGGCGCCCCGGCTTTTTGCGCGTCGCGGACTTTCTGGTTATATCCCGCAATGTTGCGCACGCCCAGGTTTGACATCAGCCTGAAGCGCCTATCCATTTCGCCTGCGCACCAGAGCAGCGCATTGGCCGCCTGCTTCATATCCGTCACTACCGGCGCAAGCAAATGCGGGATTCCTTCGTACACCGAAAGCTCCAGCATCTTGGGGTCAATCAATATCATGCGCACTTGGGCTGGCGATGCCTTGTATACAAGGCTCAATATCATGGCGTTGATTGCCACGGATTTGCCAGAGCCGGTCGTGCCCGCGACCAGTATATGCGGCATCCTGGCGAGGTCGGCAACCACCGGGTGCCCGCTGATATCCTTGCCCAACGCGAGGGTTAGCGGCGATGTCATCTCGGCGTAGGCCTGGGAGCTCAGGATTTCCGAAAGCCGGACCACCTGACGCTCGGGATTGGGAATTTCAAGACCCATGCAGGCCTTGCCCGGAATGGTCTCCACCACGCGAATGCTCACCACAGACAACGCTCGCGCGAGGTCCTTCACTAGATTAACGATCTGGCTGCCTTTTACTCCGACCGCGGGCTCAATCTCGAAGCGCGTGATTACCGGGCCCGGATATGCCGCGATTACCTTCGCCTCCACGCCAAAATCCAGCAGTTTTTTCTCAATAAGTCGCGAGGTGAATTCCAGCGTGTCGGCAGACAACGCCTCAACTTCCTCGCCCGCCTTGTCGAGCAGGTGTAATGGCGGCAAGGGCGTGTCCGGCAGGTCTTCGAACAGCGGCACCTGCTTCTCGCGCTCGGCGCGCGAGGACTTCGGAATTTCTGCAACCGGCGGTTCGATGTGAAGCGGCTGGTGGTCCTCGAAGCGTCTCTTTTCCACTTCAACGAACACCTCGCGCCGGCTCAACGCCTCCTTGCCTACGCGCCTATCGCGCCAGTTGCGCAACGAATGGATAACGAACAAGTAGCCATCTTCAATTAAACCTCCCACACCCTCGAACAGCTTGATCCAGGAGAGCCCGCTAAATAGAGTAAGGCCTATGGCTATCAGCGTCAGCAGAATTAGGGTGCCTCCGATAAATCCCAAAGCAGTAACTGCAGCCTTGCTGATTATTCCACCCAGCATGCCTCCGGGTGCGAGAGGCAGCACCGCTTTAATGCTGTAGAAGCGCAATGCTTCCATTCCGCTGCTGGCAATGAGCAGAATGACAAACCCGCACGCGGCAACGACAAACGAGCGGCGATCACTGAGTCCCACACTGTCAATGCGTTTGTAACCCCACCAGGTGGCGAACAGAAGAAACACGACCCACCAATAAGCGGAGATTCCGAAGAGATAAAGCAGAATATCGGCAAGCCAAGCGCCAAAACGACCCCCCAAGTTGTGCACCTCGGTAACCTGGCTGAATTGTGACCAAGCGGGGTCAAGCTTGTCGTAGCTTGTCAGCACCAGCGCAACGTACAGCGCCGCGGCGACCAGTGCCAGCCACCATGATTCACGCAGTAGCGCCGCAATCTTGGGCGGCAGCGGTTTGCGCGCGTCCGATTTGGATCTGTTGTGGGGGGAAAGCATCCTTGCCTTGCAAACTCAACTTGCAGTTCCGATTATATCAAGTTGAACGCACGACGCAGGGTAATTTATGCCCGAGCATTGAACAATACTCCCTGCCCGAGTGGCAGCGCCGCCAGCTTGAAGGCCCGGTCTTTTTCAAACTCGATGATGATATCTAGGCGTTCGGCTTCAACCCGGCCCTGCTGGGGTCACACTTTCGAAGCGCTTGCGGTCTTTCCCGGCATCCCTTCGTTGACTATGATTCTTCTGGCTTCGAAACGTATATGGCCGGAGAGTGCGAGATCTTTCAATATGCGGCTTACCATCTCACGTGATGCACCGATCATGTCCGCAAGGTCTTGTTGCGAGAGTTTTTCGCCGACGATCAACTTGCCGTCCTCCGGTTTGGCCAATTCAAGCAGGGTTCTTGCTACCCTGCCGTAAACATCCATCAACGCCAGACTTTGGATTTTTCTATCGGCGCTGCGCAGCCTCTGAATCAGCCCCTGAATGATCTTGAACGCCATTTGCGGATTGTGGGCGAGACAGTTAACGAAATCCCCTTTTGAAATCGCATATAGTTGGGTCGGCTCCATGGCAACCACATCGGCCGAGCGGGGCTGTTGGTCCAGCAGCGCCATTTCTCCGAAAAATTCGCTTTTGCCCAAAATAGCCAGTATGACTTCTTTGCCACCGCCAGTGCTCAATACGACCTTCACCTTGCCGGAGGCGATGACATACAGCGCATCGGTCTTGTCACCCTCGTGCAAGATAATGGCGTGCTTGGCAAAATTTCTAGCCACAGCCACGCGCCCCATCGCTGTGAGCTCCTCTGCCTGCAAGCCCGAAAACAACGGAACATTTCCTAGTAGCTCATTTACAGATGTATTCATGACGTTAATCCGCTAAAGTTTAGACTAGCCTAGCATGTTCTAATGCTAATAGACAAAAACTATTCCGACATGCGCGCGCTTACTCCAGCTTGTTTCGCTGCCGCCCGGGTGAAGCACTGTAGCAAAATCGGCACGCACTGCGAAATGTTTTTGGTCGAGGCGGACCCCGAAGCCCGTGCTGGAAATAAACTGGTTTGTTATTTCACCGGGCAAAGCATGGTTGCGCCACACATCACCGTAGTCGTAAAAAAGGAGTAAACGCGTGTGCACGTCCGGCAGCTGCAACTGGCCGCTGAGGTCGGGCGAATAGGCTTCCACCGTTCCTTGGTAGCCCGCATCGTCGATTATTTCACGCTCGTGGAAACCGCGCACGCTGTTGAATCCCCCGATGCCATACTGCACACCGGGGACGAGTGCATCCCGGGTCAGCTGTCCGTTAAACGCCGCGCGGAATTGGAAATCATACGGCAATGTCTGAAGCCCGGCCAAGCCAAACCCGACGATGTGATAGGTATCGGTGGCGCCGGCGCGCGCCGCCTGGAAAGCCGCTTGGTTGCCACTGCCGCCTCCCGGTATATTCATCGAGTAACCGGCATTAAATGCGACCTCGGTAGTCGGTAGATGCCAGTTACCGAAATAGGTGACGCTCGCGGGGTGCACCGAAATGTTGGGAATCACTGAAATTGTCGTTCCGGACGTAATCACATTATTCTTGAACGCCTCGTAGTTCAATCCGTAGGATAATTTTTGCTCGTAAATTTCCCCGACTCTGGGCAGCAAATTATTATAGCGCAGCAAAACGATGGTGCCGCTACCGCTCACGTTAAACAGATTCTGAACCGTGCCGGAGTTAACATCGGAATACCCTGCGATGATATCGATGGAATCACCCAGCCGATAAAGCGGAACGTGGTAGCTGCCGCCGAAGATTTTTACGCTGTCTGCATGGTCGGGCGATGTCTGGCCCTGGAAAGTGAAAACATTATCCATATTGAAAAGATTTGAGATCTGGAAGCCGGCGCCCACGCGATAGGTGCCGGTCTGACTGTCCCCGGTGTTGTCGCCGTAGGCAAACACCTTCCACGGTTTTTCGTCTGTGACTTTAATGGTGGCATCAACGTCGCCAGGTTCCTTGCTGGATTTGAACAGCACCGCGGTTTGCTTTGACGGATTTTCATTCGCCACTCGAAGATCAGCAGCGATATCGCGCGCATTGGGCGCGGAACCTTGCTTTAGGTGGGGTAGGCTCCCGCGTACATTTTCATCGTCATGGTGCTCGTTGCCTTGTATGGTAATCAACCCGATGCGCGCTTCGATGACCTTGAGCCGTACCACGCCCTTGTTCACCACCTGCTCGGGGAGAATTACTTTTACCGCGCGGTAGCCTTTTTTCTCATAGGCATTCTGTAGCGCCTCTTGCGCCCGCTGTACATCGGTTATATCTTTTTGTTTGCCCGTATACCGCGAAACGATTTTTTCGACTTCGCTGGATTTCAGCAAGGTGTTGCCTTCGACGATAAAACGGGTGATATCAAAACGTGCTGGGGGCGGGGGTTTAGGTTCCTTCGCTGCGGCGCCAGTTGCTATCAAAGCCAATCCAAGGCAGGAATACATTATTATTCGTGCTTGCGCCACTAAGCCTCCTATCGCCCATGTTTCGTAGCGTAGTGATTATAAGACAATAAGCCCTAAAAAGGCATCACTTCTGACCGAAAGCGTCGCTCGACAGCGTTGGCTATTGCTGTTAAATTCGCGCAAATTGTATTGGCCGCTCGTGAACGCCGCTTCGCTCGAGAACCGGCGCATTCTCAGTCAATCCATTTTTGCCATGCAATTCGAACTAGAATTCACAATACATGATGACTTCCAAGCACTGCCGTTTATTGATTTTGGGATCCGGGCCGGCGGGATATACCGCTGCTGTTTACGCTGCGCGCGCCAACCTTAGACCCGTGTTGATTACCGGATTGGCGCAAGGGGGACAACTCATGACGACCACCGATGTCGACAACTGGCCGGCAGATCCAGCAGGCGTACAGGGCCCGGAATTGATGGAGCGCTTTCTAAAGCACGCGCGACGCTTCGAAACCGAAGTTATTTTCGATCATATTCATACCGTGAAGCTCGCCGAAAAACCGTTCAGGCTTGTCGGCGACGAAGGTAGCTACACGTGCGATGCGCTGATCATCGCCACCGGCGCGTCTGCCAAATACCTGGGCCTTGCGTCGGAACAAGCCTACATGGGCAGGGGCGTCTCAGGCTGCGCAACTTGCGACGGTTTTTTCTACAAGGGGCAGCACGTTGCGGTGGTCGGCGGAGGCAATACCGCCGTGGAAGAAGCGCTGTATTTGTCGAATATCGCTAAAAGAGTGACGGTTATTCACCGGCGCGATAAATTTCGCGCAGAAAAAATTCTGATTGATAAACTCATGGAAAAGGCCCGCAGCGGCAATGTGACGATCACCTGGAACCACGTGCTGGAGGAAGTGCTGGGGGACAACACCGGCGTGAACGGGGTGCGGGTTAAAAACGTCAAGAACGGCGCTATTACAAACCTTGATATTCGGGGCGTGTTTATCGCAATCGGACACACGCCTAACACCGAAATGTTCAAGGAGCAGCTGGAGATGGTGAATGGCTACATCGTTACCCGTGGCGGAAGTCAGGGCAATGCCATGGCAACCAGTGTTCCGGGAGTGTTTGCAGCCGGCGATGTACAGGATCACGTTTACCGCCAAGCCGTAACCAGTGCAGGTTCCGGCTGCATGGCAGCGCTCGATGCGGAAAAATATCTGGACGAACTTGCCTCATGAAAACCCGCAAACGCGTTCCGAGCAGCGCGCCGCCCTTGTCGGAAGAGGAAAAGAATTTGTTTCGACAGGCAGTGGAAGGCGTCAAGCCCTTACCTCACAGCGGACGCGTGCACGCGGCGGCAATTCCAGCGCCTCCTTTGCCCTTGCAAAGCCTGCGCGATGAACAAGCCGCGCTATCCGAATCACTCTCAGACTGGGTGCCACCTCACGATTTCCAGGACGAGGATTCTTTTCTGCGGCCTGGATTGTCGCGGCAAATTCTAAAACAATTGCGCCGGGGTCACTGGGCGGTACAGGACGAGCTGGATTTGCACGGGCACACCAGCGATGAGGCGCTGTCAAGTTTGGTTGCATTTCTGAAGAGAAGCAGAAAACGCGGTCTGCGCTGTGTGCGTGTCATTCATGGCAAGGGCTTGCGCTCGAAAAACCGCGAACCTGTTCTGAAATACAAGGTGCGTGCCTGGCTTTCGCAGCGCGAGGAAATTTTAGCGTACTGCGAAGCACGTCCAGTAGATGGCGGAAGCGGCGCAATGACCGTGTTGCTCAAGGCGTGAAGATCGAGCATGACGCGAAAAGGGACATATTTTCACCGCTGACCGCCAAATACCAAACTCGTCAAATGGCCGCCTCGCCGGTTTCGTTAGTGCGGATACGCACGACCTGCTCCACTGAAGTTACAAAAATTTTGCCGTCGCCGATTTTGCCGGTGCGCGCAGTTTTCACAATTGCTTCGATGGCCGCATCAACAAGTTTCTCCGGCACCACCACCTCGATTTTCACCTTCGGCAGAAAATCCACCACATATTCGGCGCCGCGATAAAGCTCAGTATGGCCTTTCTGTCTTCCGAATCCTTTCACTTCGGTGACGGTAAGCCCGCTTGCCCCGATTGCAGACAAGGCCTCGCGCACTTCATCAAGCTTGAAAGGTTTAATCACTGCTTCGATTTTTTTCATTGATATTCTCCAATTGCTAAGATGGGTGCTAAGTATAGTGCCAACAACACCATAAAAGAACGCCGCGACCACCCCAAAACGTATCAAATATCCCGGTACTTGGAAGTAATCGGATAGCGCCAGTCTTTGCCGAACCCGCGGTGGGTAATGCGAATGCCGACAGGAGATTGACGGCGCTTGTACTCACTGCCTTTAATAAGCCCCACCACCCGTTGCACGTCATTTGCGCTGAAGCCGCGGCGGATAATTTCCGCCGGGCTCAAATCCTGCTCCACATAGGCTTCCATGATGGCATCCAAAGTATCATAGGGCGGCAGGTTGTCTTGGTCTGTTTGATTGGGCTTAAGTTCGGCAGTAGGGGCGCGCTCCAGAACACGCGCTGGAATCACCTGGGAAACGCTGTTGCGATAGCGCGCAAGCCGGTACACCATAGTCTTGGCGATATCCTTTAGCACCGCGAACCCACCTGCCATATCGCCATAGAGCGTCGCGTAACCCGCCCCGATTTCGCTTTTATTGCCGGTGGTAAGTACAATCGCGCCAAATTTGTTGGAAAGTGCCATGAGCAAAGTGCCGCGAATACGCGCCTGTATATTTTCTTCGCTGGCGTCAATGGGCAGGCCGACAAACTCGGACGCTAATGCGCCGAGGAACTGGTCAAAAATCGATTTTATCGGAATCTCCTTATAGTGCACGCCCAGGTTTCGGGCAATGCTTCGCGAATCCTCCAAGCTTATTTCAGCGGTGTAGGGTGAAGGCATCATCACCGCGTGCACCTTGTCCGCTCCCAGAGCATCAGCCGCAATCGCGAGCGTCAATGCAGAATCCACGCCACCTGATATTCCTACCAGTGCGCCACAAAAATTGTTTTTCGTAACATAATCGCGCACCCCGAGGCATAGCGCTTGATATACGGTGGCCTCCAACGTCTGCGCCGGAGCCTTGTCACCTGGCTTGGGAGTTCGATTGTCGAGCGTTACCCAATATAACCCCTCGCGAAATGCCGGGAATTGGTGCGTGAGCTTACCTTGCTGATTCACCACGAATGAAGCACCGTCGAATACAAGCTCATCCTGCCCGCCGACCAAATTGACATAAATAACTGCCAAACCGGTTTCACGCACACGTTCCTCCACCACTTTGTAGCGCGTGGATTGCTTGTTCATGTGATAGGGCGAGGCATTTAGCACTAAAAGCACTTGTGCACCCGCGCGCTTGGCAAGTTGCGCTGCGTCTGGTTCCCAAATGTCGGCACAGATATTCATCGCGAAACGTACGTGCTCCAACTCAAACACACAGGCTTCGCTTCCCGGCATAAAATAGCGTTGTTCGTCGAACACGGTGTAATTCGGGAGTCGGAGTTTATGATAGGTTGCGATGATTTTTCCGTCCCTGATTACCGAGGCAGCGTTGTAGCGCTTTTCGCCCACTGCATGCGGGTGGCCCACGATTACGGCGATGCCGTGCACTTTTTCCACCAGTTCGTTCAACGCTTCCTGGGTTGCGCGATAAAAATCGTCGCGCAACAGCAGGTCTTCCGGCGGATAGCCGGAAAGGCTTAATTCAGGCGCCACCATGATGCTTGCTTTACCTGCCTTTGCTTGATCAGCGAAGCTCAAAATTTTCGCTGCGTTGCCGGAAAGATCACCGACTGTAGCGTTGAGTTGAGCAACTGCAATTCTCATTGCGCCAATATAACATTTTTCTCTTGCGCCACAGGAACCGAGCCGCCACAATATTTAACTAATCCAACCACGCTTGGTCCCCCCAACAATCAAAATGAAGCCAATGAGCTTAACATGAAATTTTTTGAAGAATGGTTGTGGCAATATTACGGCGCGCGTTTTTTTCTAATGTTCGATAACTATCACAGGGCTGCGGAAGCGCTGCATTTATCGCTCAATATCAATTCCCGGTTTCACCGCGGGTTAGTGAGCCTGGGCTTTATATATGCATCACTACAGCAGTATTCGGTAGCGGCACGCTATTTCGAGGATGCCCTGAGTATTAATCCTCAGGACGCCAAGGCCCTATTCAATCTTGGCTATGTTTAGGAAAAACAGCAGAACTACGGCCGCGCGATAGATATATTTCGGCAAGCCTTGGCTCTCGAGCCTACGATTGATCGCGCGTGGTTCGGCATGGGGTTAGCGTTTGTCGTATTGAAGCAGGACACCCAAGCGATCAATGCATTTCGTGAAGCGGCCAAATTACAACCGGTGAGCCCATATCCAAAATACGAAATGGGGATGGCGTACCACCGCCTTAACCAAACGGACAAGGTAGCGGATGTCATCCAACAGCTCAACGAATTCGACCCAAAAATGACAAAAAGCTCATTGACGACACCGGACTTTTACCCCCGGATGCATCCATCCGCTGAATTTGCTTGTCAAAGCAATTGTCATGAACGGTTTGCATAAAATCAGAATTCTTGACACGCTGCGTGAAATTCCGGCTCAAAGCTGGAATCAACTGGCAGGCGACGTCCCTGTTCTGTGCCACGAATATTTCAGCGCGTTGCACGAAACGGGGTGTGCGTGCCCACAAACCGGCTGGAACCCGCGTTTTATCACGCTCTGGCAAAACGACAGGCTGGCTGGCGCAATGCCGCTCTATTTGAAAACACATTCCTACGGTGAATATGTTTTCGATTGGACGTGGGCGGACGCTTACCGGCGCTCCGGCCATTGTTATTACCCCAAGCTGCTTTGCGCAGTGCCGTTCACACCGATTACTGGAAAACGCCTGTTAGCAAAAACTGTTGAGCAAAAATCGCTGATGCTGAATGCGGCCTTGAAGCTTGGGCGAGAATCAGGCGCATCCTCGCTGCACTGCCTGTTTCCGCAGGACGCGGATGCGCGGCATATGGAATCACTCGGCCTGCTGTTAAGGGAAGGGGTACAGTTTCACTGGCAAAATCCCGGTTACCGAAATTTTGACGAGTTTCTCGAAACACTCAATCACCGCAAAAGAAACAACATCCGGCTCGAGCGCCGCAAGTTGCGGGAAAGCGGAATCACCTGCGAGTGGCTGGAAGGATTCGCTATCGGCGCAGCCGACTGGAAATTTTTTACTACCTGCTATAACCGCACCTATCAGGAACACTTTTCCACGCCATATCTTAATTTGGAGTTTTTCATACGGCTGGGAGAAACAATACCGCAGCACTTGTTGTTGATTATTGCGCGGCGAGATGGTGAACGGCTGGCGGCCGCGCTCAATTTTCAAAGCCGCGAGCGCTTATATGGGCGCTATTGGGGAGCGCTGGAGTTTGTGCCGGGTCTGCATTTTGAAACCTGTTATTACCAATCGATCGAGTTCTGCATCGCGCGCGGTATACGCTTTTTTGAAGGCGGCGCGCAGGGCGAACACAAACTGGCGCGCGGTTTTCTGCCGGTAAAAACTTGGTCCGCTCATTGGCTGGCCCATCCGCAATTCGCCCAGGCAATTGAAAAATATTTGGACGAAGAAACGAGCGGTATCGCGCACTATATCGACGAGCTCACTGAGCATAGCCCGTTTAAGCGCTAGTTCCATCAGGCGAGCATATCCGCCCAAATATTCTGCGCCCATCCCCAGCCGTAGTTTCCCTCAAGCACGGAAGCTGCAGCAGACCGCCCACTGCTGCCCGCCACCACCAGCATGGTTTTCTTTTTCGGGTCATATTCGTGCACCGAAACCAGGTGCGCCGCTTCGCGATCAGAAATGAAGCTGTAGCAGGCATTATTCATCATCGGCCGCTCGTTGATCGGCTGGTCGCTAAGCAAAGCCACCACTGCGGCGGCGCATACTTTGGCCTGCTGGTTTGCCATATGCCCTGATTTTGGCATGGCCGGAGCAGCGAGAATGGCGTCTCCCAGTACGTGAATATTTTTGTGAACAGTAGATTCAT containing:
- a CDS encoding DNA translocase FtsK 4TM domain-containing protein translates to MLSPHNRSKSDARKPLPPKIAALLRESWWLALVAAALYVALVLTSYDKLDPAWSQFSQVTEVHNLGGRFGAWLADILLYLFGISAYWWVVFLLFATWWGYKRIDSVGLSDRRSFVVAACGFVILLIASSGMEALRFYSIKAVLPLAPGGMLGGIISKAAVTALGFIGGTLILLTLIAIGLTLFSGLSWIKLFEGVGGLIEDGYLFVIHSLRNWRDRRVGKEALSRREVFVEVEKRRFEDHQPLHIEPPVAEIPKSSRAEREKQVPLFEDLPDTPLPPLHLLDKAGEEVEALSADTLEFTSRLIEKKLLDFGVEAKVIAAYPGPVITRFEIEPAVGVKGSQIVNLVKDLARALSVVSIRVVETIPGKACMGLEIPNPERQVVRLSEILSSQAYAEMTSPLTLALGKDISGHPVVADLARMPHILVAGTTGSGKSVAINAMILSLVYKASPAQVRMILIDPKMLELSVYEGIPHLLAPVVTDMKQAANALLWCAGEMDRRFRLMSNLGVRNIAGYNQKVRDAQKAGAPLTNPFTVTPNNPERLEQMPLIVLVIDELADLMMVVGKKVEELIARLAQKARAAGVHLILATQRPSVDVITGLIKANIPSRIAFQVSAKVDSRTILDQVGAEALLGQGDMLYLPPGLGYPQRVHGAYVSDQEMHKVVNYLKALGAPQYVDDVLEGQEADLYDEASGSVSESDPLYDEAVAIVLKSRRASISLVQRHLRIGYNRAARLIEQMERGGLVSGMQSNGNREVLAPAGDSAAYSSRKPAF
- a CDS encoding tetratricopeptide repeat protein, with the protein product MKFFEEWLWQYYGARFFLMFDNYHRAAEALHLSLNINSRFHRGLVSLGFIYASLQQYSVAARYFEDALSINPQDAKALFNLGYV
- the trxB gene encoding thioredoxin-disulfide reductase, which codes for MMTSKHCRLLILGSGPAGYTAAVYAARANLRPVLITGLAQGGQLMTTTDVDNWPADPAGVQGPELMERFLKHARRFETEVIFDHIHTVKLAEKPFRLVGDEGSYTCDALIIATGASAKYLGLASEQAYMGRGVSGCATCDGFFYKGQHVAVVGGGNTAVEEALYLSNIAKRVTVIHRRDKFRAEKILIDKLMEKARSGNVTITWNHVLEEVLGDNTGVNGVRVKNVKNGAITNLDIRGVFIAIGHTPNTEMFKEQLEMVNGYIVTRGGSQGNAMATSVPGVFAAGDVQDHVYRQAVTSAGSGCMAALDAEKYLDELAS
- the lolA gene encoding outer membrane lipoprotein chaperone LolA, producing the protein MKKAGIAAALLFALGGLSPADASSIDRLKEFIRHTTTGKAQFNQELLDKNGRSVQKSNGTMEFSRPGKFRWSYQKPYAQLIVGDGEKLWVYDPELNQVTVKKLDQALGQSPAALLAGSNEIEKEFNLKDDGTQNGLEWLQALPKTEDASFESIRMGFDKSGLQVMELRDRFGQTTILHFSELELNPRLSPKLFEFTPPKGADIVGE
- a CDS encoding ShlB/FhaC/HecB family hemolysin secretion/activation protein; protein product: MYSCLGLALIATGAAAKEPKPPPPARFDITRFIVEGNTLLKSSEVEKIVSRYTGKQKDITDVQRAQEALQNAYEKKGYRAVKVILPEQVVNKGVVRLKVIEARIGLITIQGNEHHDDENVRGSLPHLKQGSAPNARDIAADLRVANENPSKQTAVLFKSSKEPGDVDATIKVTDEKPWKVFAYGDNTGDSQTGTYRVGAGFQISNLFNMDNVFTFQGQTSPDHADSVKIFGGSYHVPLYRLGDSIDIIAGYSDVNSGTVQNLFNVSGSGTIVLLRYNNLLPRVGEIYEQKLSYGLNYEAFKNNVITSGTTISVIPNISVHPASVTYFGNWHLPTTEVAFNAGYSMNIPGGGSGNQAAFQAARAGATDTYHIVGFGLAGLQTLPYDFQFRAAFNGQLTRDALVPGVQYGIGGFNSVRGFHEREIIDDAGYQGTVEAYSPDLSGQLQLPDVHTRLLLFYDYGDVWRNHALPGEITNQFISSTGFGVRLDQKHFAVRADFATVLHPGGSETSWSKRAHVGIVFVY
- a CDS encoding Smr/MutS family protein encodes the protein MKTRKRVPSSAPPLSEEEKNLFRQAVEGVKPLPHSGRVHAAAIPAPPLPLQSLRDEQAALSESLSDWVPPHDFQDEDSFLRPGLSRQILKQLRRGHWAVQDELDLHGHTSDEALSSLVAFLKRSRKRGLRCVRVIHGKGLRSKNREPVLKYKVRAWLSQREEILAYCEARPVDGGSGAMTVLLKA
- a CDS encoding GNAT family N-acetyltransferase, producing MNGLHKIRILDTLREIPAQSWNQLAGDVPVLCHEYFSALHETGCACPQTGWNPRFITLWQNDRLAGAMPLYLKTHSYGEYVFDWTWADAYRRSGHCYYPKLLCAVPFTPITGKRLLAKTVEQKSLMLNAALKLGRESGASSLHCLFPQDADARHMESLGLLLREGVQFHWQNPGYRNFDEFLETLNHRKRNNIRLERRKLRESGITCEWLEGFAIGAADWKFFTTCYNRTYQEHFSTPYLNLEFFIRLGETIPQHLLLIIARRDGERLAAALNFQSRERLYGRYWGALEFVPGLHFETCYYQSIEFCIARGIRFFEGGAQGEHKLARGFLPVKTWSAHWLAHPQFAQAIEKYLDEETSGIAHYIDELTEHSPFKR
- a CDS encoding NAD+ synthase, with translation MRIAVAQLNATVGDLSGNAAKILSFADQAKAGKASIMVAPELSLSGYPPEDLLLRDDFYRATQEALNELVEKVHGIAVIVGHPHAVGEKRYNAASVIRDGKIIATYHKLRLPNYTVFDEQRYFMPGSEACVFELEHVRFAMNICADIWEPDAAQLAKRAGAQVLLVLNASPYHMNKQSTRYKVVEERVRETGLAVIYVNLVGGQDELVFDGASFVVNQQGKLTHQFPAFREGLYWVTLDNRTPKPGDKAPAQTLEATVYQALCLGVRDYVTKNNFCGALVGISGGVDSALTLAIAADALGADKVHAVMMPSPYTAEISLEDSRSIARNLGVHYKEIPIKSIFDQFLGALASEFVGLPIDASEENIQARIRGTLLMALSNKFGAIVLTTGNKSEIGAGYATLYGDMAGGFAVLKDIAKTMVYRLARYRNSVSQVIPARVLERAPTAELKPNQTDQDNLPPYDTLDAIMEAYVEQDLSPAEIIRRGFSANDVQRVVGLIKGSEYKRRQSPVGIRITHRGFGKDWRYPITSKYRDI
- a CDS encoding P-II family nitrogen regulator is translated as MKKIEAVIKPFKLDEVREALSAIGASGLTVTEVKGFGRQKGHTELYRGAEYVVDFLPKVKIEVVVPEKLVDAAIEAIVKTARTGKIGDGKIFVTSVEQVVRIRTNETGEAAI
- a CDS encoding Crp/Fnr family transcriptional regulator, with product MNTSVNELLGNVPLFSGLQAEELTAMGRVAVARNFAKHAIILHEGDKTDALYVIASGKVKVVLSTGGGKEVILAILGKSEFFGEMALLDQQPRSADVVAMEPTQLYAISKGDFVNCLAHNPQMAFKIIQGLIQRLRSADRKIQSLALMDVYGRVARTLLELAKPEDGKLIVGEKLSQQDLADMIGASREMVSRILKDLALSGHIRFEARRIIVNEGMPGKTASASKV